GGCCAGTTCTGCTCTAGCGCCCTTTATATACTCTTTGTTCTAAAACCCATTGGGCCTATTTGGGATGAAGTAAAAATTGAAGGCGTTTTTGAATTGGGTAGCCGAGGTACGCAAACAAAAAACACAAAATAGGTGTAAAAAGACCTTTTTTCAGCTATTTCGGAAGGAATTAAAAGTGTTATAGGTGAAGATTTCTGTAAAGCAATGCTTAGAGGTGGGTATATTGACCACATTGGCCTGTTTGGTAATCTTCCTTTTCTTTCCCCAAAGATTGTATTGGGTATGGATTTCAGTATCCGCTCTGGTGTTGGCCCTTATTTTCCCGAGGACCTTTCAACCTATGGCTTTTTTATGGTTTGGCCTCGCTAAGGTATTGGGTTTGGTTTCAACCAAGATATTGCTTACGGTCACTTTTTTTTTGTTGATTGTTCCCATGGGTTTTCTTCGTAAGCTATTGGGTAGGGATGAGCTAAAACTTAAGCAGTTCAAAAAGTCCAATGCGTCCGTTCTTTCCATCCGGGAACACCGCTATGGGCCCAATGATCTAAAAAACACATTTTAATGGCAAAGGTAATACTGGGGTTCTCCGCTTTTTTTCATGACAGCGCAGCGGCTTTGCTGGTCGATGGAAAAATTGTGGCCGCTGTTCAAGAAGAGCGTTTCACACGGGTGAAAGGAGATGCTTCCTTTCCTGAAAATGCCATGAAATATGTACTTCAAGAAGCCAACGTTTTGCCCGGAGAGTTGAGTGCCATTGCCTTTTATGAAAAACCCTTATTAAAATTTGAGCGGTTGCTGGAAACCTATCACGCCTTTCCGCCCAAAGGCCTTGGGAGTTTTTTAAAAGCCATGCCCTTATGGTTAAAGGACAAGCTGTTTGTTAGGAAAAAAATTAAGGAGTACTGCAAAAAAATGGGTTTTCAAAACGTTCCCATCCATTTTCCGGAACATCATCTTTCGCATGCTGCCAGTGCCTTTTATCCCAGCCCTTTCGAAAAAGCGACCATATTGACCGTAGATGGCGTAGGTGAATGGGATACGATGGCCATTGGTATGGG
The sequence above is a segment of the Muricauda sp. SCSIO 64092 genome. Coding sequences within it:
- a CDS encoding SxtJ family membrane protein produces the protein MKISVKQCLEVGILTTLACLVIFLFFPQRLYWVWISVSALVLALIFPRTFQPMAFLWFGLAKVLGLVSTKILLTVTFFLLIVPMGFLRKLLGRDELKLKQFKKSNASVLSIREHRYGPNDLKNTF